One genomic region from Streptomyces sp. NBC_01304 encodes:
- a CDS encoding DUF2599 domain-containing protein, whose protein sequence is MLAAALVTLTTLSSVPAAAADQEICGHTVRGEILAKYLGMGGWDSQLKCPTTEELPTPDGRGAYTVFEGGSIYWSEATGAHPVWGAVRDAWARQGWEGGKFGYPVGDELQNPDARGIRQQFQGGTFYWHPTKTARAYGVSGRIGQLWGQWGYERGAFGYPTSDEYNTDAIGGSDSQHTGVRQNFEYSRFIVWTSGHSDGYYVCRSECVGYGGMTNKAWVAKTEVYHSLASGPDPYAGLRSVHVTPTEAGFSHADDHLQELWGQVWSVIPSPSPAFSADEQDVVSKQLYCHSVFAFTDPFGDGRFGGPTWDLETWRPNWDWDSYKWLRVKCNPGWPAEE, encoded by the coding sequence GTGCTGGCCGCGGCGTTGGTCACGCTCACCACGCTGAGTTCGGTCCCGGCTGCGGCTGCGGACCAGGAGATCTGCGGGCACACGGTCCGCGGTGAAATCCTCGCCAAGTACCTCGGCATGGGTGGCTGGGACTCGCAGCTGAAGTGCCCGACCACGGAAGAGCTGCCCACGCCGGACGGGCGGGGCGCGTACACGGTGTTCGAGGGAGGGTCGATCTACTGGTCGGAAGCCACGGGTGCGCATCCGGTGTGGGGCGCGGTGCGTGACGCCTGGGCACGCCAGGGCTGGGAGGGCGGCAAGTTCGGCTACCCGGTCGGAGACGAGCTGCAGAACCCGGACGCCCGGGGCATCCGGCAGCAGTTCCAAGGCGGGACGTTCTACTGGCACCCCACGAAGACCGCGCGCGCGTACGGGGTGAGCGGCCGGATCGGCCAGCTCTGGGGGCAGTGGGGATATGAGCGCGGGGCCTTCGGATATCCGACGTCCGACGAGTACAACACCGACGCAATCGGCGGCTCCGATTCCCAGCACACGGGTGTACGCCAGAACTTCGAGTACAGCAGGTTCATCGTCTGGACCAGCGGTCACAGCGACGGCTACTACGTGTGCCGCAGCGAATGCGTCGGCTACGGCGGGATGACCAACAAGGCGTGGGTGGCGAAGACCGAGGTCTACCACAGCCTGGCCTCCGGCCCGGACCCGTACGCAGGCTTGCGCTCCGTCCATGTGACGCCGACCGAGGCCGGGTTCAGCCACGCGGACGACCACCTGCAGGAGCTGTGGGGCCAGGTGTGGTCGGTCATCCCGTCGCCCTCGCCCGCGTTCAGCGCGGACGAGCAGGACGTCGTCTCCAAACAGCTCTACTGCCACTCGGTCTTCGCGTTTACCGATCCCTTCGGCGATGGCCGCTTCGGCGGACCGACGTGGGACCTGGAGACCTGGCGCCCGAACTGGGACTGGGACTCCTACAAGTGGCTGCGGGTCAAGTGCAACCCGGGCTGGCCCGCGGAGGAGTGA